One window from the genome of Desulforamulus ruminis DSM 2154 encodes:
- a CDS encoding metallophosphoesterase family protein — translation MLIGVVADTHMPRKGKELPKMLLQGLEKVDMIIHAGDLTELWVLDQLSEIATVSAIAGNIDPPAVVEALGYKKVLEVGGRKIGVFHGHGKTGKTVERAFNAFSDVDCIVFGHSHIPYCQRRQDVLMFNPGSPTDKRRQAMYSYGLLAVGENIRGELIYFL, via the coding sequence ATGCTTATTGGAGTGGTAGCGGATACACATATGCCGCGAAAGGGCAAAGAACTTCCTAAAATGCTGCTGCAGGGCCTTGAAAAGGTGGACATGATCATTCATGCGGGGGATTTGACGGAACTATGGGTATTGGATCAATTATCTGAAATAGCCACAGTTAGCGCAATTGCAGGAAATATCGACCCGCCTGCTGTAGTAGAAGCATTAGGCTATAAAAAAGTTTTGGAGGTTGGGGGGCGTAAAATTGGAGTATTTCATGGTCATGGGAAAACAGGGAAAACGGTAGAAAGAGCCTTCAATGCGTTTTCTGATGTAGATTGCATTGTGTTTGGACATAGCCATATACCGTACTGTCAAAGACGTCAGGATGTATTAATGTTTAACCCTGGCTCTCCTACTGATAAAAGAAGACAGGCCATGTACTCTTACGGCTTACTTGCGGTTGGAGAAAACATCCGGGGAGAGTTGATATACTTTCTATAG
- a CDS encoding NAD(P)-binding protein, protein MKIAIIGAGLSGLACALECERLGVIPDVFERDESVGWPWYCIVHWLNVLHKDKGDIRNFLREKYNIDIKPINRCDELIMKAPETETTITGKLGYIIRRGKHTDSIENQLFRSLRRTPVHFNRPADYKELSKKYDYVVIANGKDTVPKELGVWTDYGMVHLRGGLAYGAFKPSGTTIYFNKKYAGRGFARLGPINTTQAIVGMCQIGDSEYEIDTLYKDFLEFEGLEDLEFGYKFSIPMWSTGKASQFKIDNILLAGRSAGLTERLLGTGAVEALISGVLAARSMIKGKDYNALIKPLQDHVENISAFRKPFETLSNDGLNRLVAAIDTPGIKQLIYNTNINFSDLAGPIQQQVNKITSLLKEQ, encoded by the coding sequence ATGAAGATAGCGATCATCGGAGCAGGGCTGAGCGGGTTGGCCTGCGCCCTGGAGTGCGAAAGATTGGGAGTCATTCCGGACGTATTTGAGCGGGATGAATCCGTTGGCTGGCCCTGGTATTGTATCGTTCATTGGCTGAATGTCCTACATAAAGATAAAGGCGATATCCGCAACTTTTTGAGGGAAAAATATAACATTGATATCAAACCCATTAACAGATGCGATGAGTTAATCATGAAGGCTCCTGAAACAGAAACAACCATCACCGGTAAATTAGGCTATATTATCCGACGCGGTAAGCACACGGATTCCATAGAAAATCAGTTATTTCGCTCCTTAAGACGAACCCCTGTGCATTTTAACCGGCCTGCCGATTATAAAGAACTCTCTAAAAAATATGATTATGTGGTCATCGCCAACGGAAAAGACACAGTGCCGAAGGAACTAGGTGTATGGACGGATTATGGAATGGTCCATCTCAGGGGGGGCCTAGCCTACGGAGCCTTTAAGCCCAGCGGCACCACCATTTATTTTAATAAAAAATATGCCGGAAGAGGGTTTGCGCGTCTGGGACCGATCAACACAACCCAAGCCATTGTGGGTATGTGCCAAATCGGAGATAGCGAGTATGAAATCGATACTTTGTATAAGGACTTTTTAGAATTTGAAGGACTGGAAGATCTTGAGTTCGGTTACAAATTCTCTATCCCCATGTGGTCCACAGGCAAGGCCAGTCAATTCAAAATTGATAACATCCTGCTGGCGGGGCGTTCAGCCGGATTAACGGAAAGATTATTAGGGACAGGCGCGGTGGAGGCCTTGATCAGCGGTGTTTTGGCAGCCCGTTCAATGATCAAGGGTAAAGATTATAACGCTCTGATCAAGCCCCTACAGGATCACGTGGAAAACATATCGGCTTTCCGCAAACCCTTCGAGACTTTAAGCAATGACGGCCTAAACCGGTTGGTGGCAGCCATCGATACCCCGGGCATAAAACAATTAATCTATAATACCAATATAAACTTCTCAGATCTTGCAGGTCCTATCCAACAACAAGTCAATAAGATTACCTCCCTGCTGAAAGAACAATAA